A window of the Sabethes cyaneus chromosome 1, idSabCyanKW18_F2, whole genome shotgun sequence genome harbors these coding sequences:
- the LOC128746315 gene encoding protein zwilch produces MSASEVSNLANLYAFLKNTYDSVDVLLAPAPTYIQSLAEEVDSKIIFIYKYDELRSRVMQTDGNEFSSKKGSSSSAPDLDLTGSPLKDDVKLEDLNLSDDHQAVVFLENSWLEKEECYAPIPVEKGRSILQEVLNSNVSGCGQLWALCDARDMDQTVLLQIVVKGARKFVRGVVTLLGCFADDTLSMARFLKAHETKAQIGTGKELETNIELCYKIQSHISIKLRWTSYSEQPSFCINKKADIWLRQTIRIDDTQSVAEYFWSQLHLLETIKEKIIQIRSEGRLNFESDTFAGSLDIDLIKERVHKILTEFCMIESTDYKLVQIGSVVERVKNRTATDVTDRLWSVLKYCSGYDDLKEVLTFIFKAASKSNLANIPSNNNRLAQLIKSIAQGRLAIPMLSGAEPLELLLEIGLEKIFNDYQIIFHESKICNLDLENVGKSTATNEAQASSRASSVRKSMYDAVKPSEAKSAYSRKTTLLSGIGSPEQDDDDDGAIRNSYFNASEATLKIGKLAQVHLLLEHLLSIETHLKLTNIYSQVAEEYFSRPAVCFEDIRSRKTDRLEIPIMNNEIIDLVENSTPYIRKVRMISKCKFRTVESTFYQSSEPILPTHLYSQLQAECAEGMNPYWCLEYTKLINH; encoded by the exons ATGTCAGCATCAGAAGTGAGCAATCTTGCTAATTTGTATGCCTTCCTGAAAAATACTTACGATTCGGTGGATGTGCTGTTGGCTCCGGCACCCACCTACATTCAATCGTTGGCCGAAGAAGTCGATTCGAAAATAATCTTCATATACAAGTATGACGAACTTCGAAGCCGGGTCATGCAGACAGACGGAAATGAATTTAGCTCCAAAAAAGGCAGTTCATCTAGCGCTCCCGATCTGGATCTTACCGGTTCGCCACTGAAGGATGATGTTAAACTGGAAGATCTGAATCTTTCCGATGATCACCAAGCGGTGGTCTTTTTGGAAAATTCTTGGCTTGAGAAGGAAGAATGTTATGCACCGATTCCCGTGGAAAAAGGTCGATCGATTCTTCAGGAAGTGCTGAACAGTAACGTGTCCGGTTGTGGTCAATTGTGGGCTTTGTGTGATGCGCGTGATATGGACCAAACAGTGTTGCTACAAATTGTAGTAAAAGGAGCACGGAAGTTCGTTAGAGGGGTAGTCACACTGCTGGGTTGTTTTGCTGACGATACTCTCTCGATGGCGAGGTTCCTAAAAGCTCACGAAACAAAGGCACAAATTGGCACCGGGAAGGAATTGGAAACAAACATTGAACTGTGCTATAAGATTCAGTCTCATATTAGTATCAAACTGCGCTGGACTAGCTACTCGGAGCAACCTTCGTTTTGTATCAATAAAAAAGCCGACATTTGGTTGCGGCAAACCATTCGCATTGACGACACCCAATCGGTTGCGGAATATTTTTGGAGCCAACTGCATTTGCTCGAGACCATCAAAGAGAAGATAATACAAATTCGCAGCGAGGGGCGTCTTAACTTTGAGAGTGATACCTTTGCTGGCTCGTTGGATATTGATCTGATTAAGGAGAGGGTTCACAAGATTTTAACCGAATTTTGCATGATAGAATCGACCGATTATAAGCTGGTACAGATCGGATCGGTTGTGGAACGCGTAAAAAATAGAACGGCTACCGACGTGACGGATCGATTGTGGAGCGTTTTGAAGT ATTGCTCCGGGTATGACGATTTGAAGGAAGTTCTGACGTTCATCTTTAAAGCTGCCTCGAAAAGCAACCTTGCG AACATACCAAGTAACAACAATCGACTAGCGCAGTTGATTAAGTCAATTGCCCAAGGCCGCTTGGCGATACCTATGCTAAGTGGTGCCGAACCGCTAGAGCTTCTACTGGAAATAGGATTGGAGAAAATTTTCAACGATTATCAGATAATATTCCATGAGAGCAAAATTTGCAACTTAGACCTGGAAAATGTGGGTAAGAGCACCGCGACGAATGAAGCACAAGCCAGCTCTCGAGCCTCTAGCGTTCGGAAATCCATGTATGATGCAGTAAAGCCAtcggaagccaaatctgcttaCAGTCGGAAAACGACTCTGCTTTCGGGCATCGGTAGCCCTGAGcaggatgatgacgatgatggagCCATTCGTAATAGCTACTTTAATGCGAGTGAAGCCACGCTTAAGATTGGAAAGCTTGCACAGGTTCATCTTTTGCTCGAACATTTGCTCTCTATCGAAACGCACTTGAAGCTAACCAATATCTACTCGCAAGTAGCTGAGGAATACTTTAGCAGACCGGCTGTCTGCTTCGAAGATATACGGTCGCGCAAAACTGATCGGCTTGAAATCCCTATCATGAACAATGAGATCATTGATTTGGTGGAAAACTCGACGCCTTACATTCGCAAGGTTAGGATGATTAGCAAGTGTAAATTTCGGACAGTGGAGAGCACCTTTTATCAGAGCTCGGAACCAATATTGCCCACGCACCTGTACAGTCAGCTGCAGGCGGAATGTGCAGAAGGGATGAATCCTTACTGGTGTTTGGAATATACGAAACTGATCAATCATTAA
- the LOC128732431 gene encoding GPI transamidase component PIG-T encodes MYHILWLTMLLALVRPSIQFSDMFNEEMFIKPLPDGFVYSYFQFTTRWDLNSNDSLLHTHLVSRSLAELFHHYDIDELHLSFTNGIWRYENWGFPVLDAGPGAEVWAWFESTTVGDAEIDGKWKLLCGTLSGLFCASLSFVDSTNTFRPEFSLRPQTHRFDGQPAGKIRYAALPREVVCTENLTPWKKLLPCKSEEGFASLLTPDHIYTSNYNSLAVHIRKLCADKECVQFQLEVRQSLSLVQDQRLFGGKDWSIRKLFGQGLEGACILSESSRLYVDVTHQEYEMTQKPTNIIHSTRGGASSVLYEYDIKEFEKKQRMFNVAAIDKRDPNLVSIIQAPPIYSKRFISGVGQERGRIVTRITNTHWTELNLLIFENIPWFVPIYLHTLKIKRNDERIIPKVVKYVPGRQRERPTQLELAVTIPARCTIELSIDFDYIFLKWQEYPPDASHGHYMQPSIISVLLPIGRNYTALPQEAALFRDTFNATQPNGYFLQIRTEALLLTLPIPDFSMPYNVICLACTVVALAFGPIHNISTKKIVAKSKEAAKPKLMDKVKGWFKRKAKKVDDVGTESTPSADKTEQK; translated from the exons ATGTATCACATTCTGTGGTTAACTATGTTGCTGGCCCTCGTCCGGCCGTCCATACAATTCAGCGATATGTTCAACGAAGAAATGTTTATAAAACCACTTCCGGATGGATTTGTTTACAGCTACTTTCAGTTCACGACCCGCTGGGATCTGAATTCCAACGACAGTC TGTTACACACCCATTTGGTGTCCCGTTCCCTGGCGGAACTTTTTCACCACTACGATATCGACGAACTGCATCTCAGCTTCACCAATGGCATTTGGCGTTACGAAAATTGGGGCTTTCCGGTCCTCGATGCTGGACCGGGAGCGGAAGTTTGGGCGTGGTTCGAATCTACCACAGTAGGCGATGCGGAAATTGACGGCAAATGGAAACTACTGTGCGGAACGCTTTCCGGGCTGTTTTGTGCCTCGTTGAGTTTCGTTGACAGCACGAATACCTTCCGGCCGGAATTTTCTTTACGACCGCAAACGCATCGCTTCGATGGTCAACCGGCGGGAAAGATCCGCTATGCGGCTCTGCCGCGAGAAGTTGTTTGTACGGAAAATTTGACACCTTGGAAGAAATTACTTCCGTGCAAATCGGAGGAAGGGTTTGCTTCGCTACTGACGCCCGATCATATCTATACGAGCAATTACAATTCGCTGGCAGTGCACATTAGGAAACTTTGCGCCGATAAAGAGTGCGTTCAATTTCAGCTGGAAGTTAGACAAAGTTTAAGCTTGGTTCAGGATCAACGGCTTTTCGGTGGAAAAGATTGGTCTATTCGTAAACTTTTCGGGCAGGGATTGGAGGGAGCTTGTATTCTGTCCGAAAGTAGTCGTTTGTACGTAGATGTTACTCATCAGGAGTACGAAATGACGCAAAAGCCGACCAATATTATACATTCCACGCGAGGAGGAGCAAGCTCTGTACTGTACGAGTATGACATCAAGGAATTCGAGAAGAAACAGCGGATGTTTAACGTTGCCGCCATAGATAAGCGAGACCCGAATTTAGTATCGATAATTCAGGCTCCACCAATCTATTCCAAACGATTCATTTCCGGCGTAGGCCAGGAACGGGGACGTATCGTTACTCGAATCACAAACACCCACTGGACTGaactaaatttgttaattttcgaaAACATTCCTTGGTTTGTACCAATCTATTTGCACACGCTGAAGATCAAAAGAAACGACGAACGGATCATTCCCAAAGTGGTCAAATACGTACCGGGTCGACAGCGAGAACGTCCCACCCAGCTGGAGCTTGCAGTCACCATACCGGCTCGATGCACCATTGAACTATCCATTGACTTTGACTATATTTTCCTCAAATGGCAGGAATATCCGCCAGATGCCAGTCATGGCCACTACATGCAACCGTCGATTATTTCGGTGCTGTTACCGATAGGACGCAACTATACCGCGCTACCACAGGAAGCTGCTCTGTTTAGGGACACTTTCAACGCAACTCAACCGAACGGATACTTTCTGCAGATACGAACCGAAGCACTTCTGCTGACTCTACCCATTCCGGATTTCAGCATGCCATACAATGTGATTTGTCTAGCCTGTACTGTCGTTGCTCTGGCATTCGGGCCGATACACAACATTTCCACCAAGAAAATTGTCGCCAAAAGTAAGGAAGCGGCAAAACCCAAACTGATGGATAAAGTCAAAGGTTGGTTCAAGCGTAAAGCAAAAAAAGTTGATGACGTTGGCACAGAATCCACGCCTAGTGCGGATAAGACTGAGCAGAAGTAG
- the LOC128732439 gene encoding NKAP family protein CG6066 has protein sequence MASRSRSREREDRNHRSFKGKNKEDRNRRRRQSSSSSSSSSSTSDSDSSDDRSRQKNRHKRRSDSHSPRKHTSRDERKKRQKQSDKSSRRSNSREHRRHSSSRDRSKQQTRSRKHKSPDPSEQQRVDFSYNGSSGGGISSKRWDNDMYRENQSRHDADRSYRPRYRTVNDAMDEELLQSRRLQREAIGEEGAPMVWADSPSPRDSSDDEEGEQTVVKKSAKKSSKKKSRSGSDKKKKDKKKKKSSKKHRKKEKHSKKKKKKAASGSSSSSGESDGEEEDEWVEKSAAGADHSRLAKAGSSKAGVVALEEETADGVVGPTKTSGNLSQKDFGRALLPGEGAAMAAYVTEGKRIPRRGEIGLTSEEIDTFEKVGYVMSGSRHRRMEAVRIRKENQIYSADEKRALAMFSKEERQKRENKILSQFKEMISAKLASDKH, from the exons ATGGCAAGCCGGAGTCGTTCCCGAGAACGGGAGGATCGTAATCACCGATCGTTTAAAGGTAAGAACAAAGAAGACCGTAACAGGCGAAGACGACAAAGctccagcagtagcagcagcagcagcagtaccaGCGATAGCGATAGCAGCGATGATCGTTCACGACAGAAGAACCGCCATAAGCGACGATCCGATTCACATTCACCTCGAAAACACACCAGTCGCGATGAACGTAAAAAACGGCAAAAGCAGTCGGACAAATCAAGTCGACGGTCAAACTCGCGAGAACACAGACGTCACTCCAGTTCCAGGGATCGTTCCAAGCAACAAACGCGCTCTCGTAAACACAAGTCCCCGGATCCGAGTGAGCAGCAACGGGTTGACTTCAGTTACAATGGATCCTCCGGCGGAGGTATTTCCAGCAAACGATGGGATAACGATATGTATCGGGAGAATCAGTCCCGCCACGACGCCGATCGCAGTTACCGGCCTCGGTATAGAACGGTTAACGACGCTATGGACGAGGAGCTTCTGCAGTCCCGTCGCTTGCAGCGAGAAGCAATCGGCGAAGAAGGCGCTCCGATGGTGTGGGCTGATTCGCCCTCCCCGCGAGACTCGTCCGATGACGAGGAAGGCGAGCAGACGGTGGTGAAAAAATCCGCAAAAAAGTCTTCAAAGAAAAAGTCGCGATCCGGAAGCGACAAAAAGAAGAaggataaaaagaaaaagaagtcaTCGAAAAAGCACCGTAAGAAGGAGAAGCAttcgaagaagaaaaagaagaaagcaGCATCCGGTAGTTCTTCTTCCTCGGGGGAGAGTGACGGTGAAGAGGAAGACGAATGGGTGGAGAAATCTGCCGCTGGGGCGGACCATTCTAGGCTTGCCAAGGCGGGCAGTTCGAAGGCCGGTGTTGTAGCTCTGGAGGAAGAAACAGCGGACGGAGTTGTTGGCCCGACAAAAACGAGCGGTAATCTAAGCCAGAAGGACTTCGGTCGGGCGCTGTTGCCCGGTGAAGGAGCGGCTATGGCCGCTTACGTCACCGAGGGCAAACGTATACCTCGGCGTGGTGAAATTGGGCTTACCTCGGAGGAGATCGATACCTTCGAGAAGGTGGGCTACGTTATGAGCGGCAGTCG GCATCGTCGAATGGAAGCTGTTCGAATACGTAAGGAAAATCAAATTTATTCTGCGGACGAGAAGCGAGCTCtggcaatgttcagcaaagagGAACGACAGAAGAGGGAGAACAAGATTTTGTCACAGTTTAAGGAGATGATAAGCGCCAAGCTGGCGAGCGACAAACACTGA